The Capsicum annuum cultivar UCD-10X-F1 chromosome 3, UCD10Xv1.1, whole genome shotgun sequence genomic sequence TTTATGGCCGGGCTGGTCTCCTCAATCTCATCAACTCTGGTCCTGATCATTTGCGTCCTGGTTAGTTAATTTCCATGCTTTAAACAACTCGTGTACATAAAAATGTCACTGGTTCAAGTCTTGgttctcttttttatataataatgaaTTTTGCTTTACTGAATGCAGCTATTTTCAGATCCTTGTTGTACGAAGCATGTGGGCGTATCGTAAATCCAATTTATGGTTCAACTGGTTTGTTAACTTCCGGTAACTGGCAACTCTGTCAAGCTGCTGTTGAAGCCGTTCTAAACGGCGCGCCGATTGTTAAGCTCTCAGCTGCTGATGCTACGAGTCCGTCTCTTAAAGCTTGTGACATTCGCCACGTGTCCAAGGAAAATAACTCGGGTTCGGAACTGCACAAGGTTAGGACCCGAACCCGGTTCAAGCGGGTAGCGGGTAAGCCGGAGCTGAAGAAACAGTCGCCGGAGGTTGACGATGCAGCTAGGGTTATGTGGAGTTGGTGTCACAAGGAGGATGACGTCATCGGCGTCGGGTCACCGAGCCGTAATTCGGGTCTGAGCCAACAGCGGACGGAGGAGCCGAGCCGAGAAGGAGAAAGCGGCGACGTTGATAGTGGCTCGGTGGAGACTGTAGAAGCCGAGCTGGTGAAGCTGGATGAGAGTGATGTTGGGTTGGAGCTAACGCTGGGGTTACTGCCGTTGATGAGAAGTTGATGGAGAAAATGGACGGCCTTGATGAGGCCACGTGTACAATAGAGGTGTTGATTAGCTAGAGCTTATTTGGTGGGcttttaaattaagattttagatAATCAATCCTGTGGGAAGGAAGCCCCCAGTTTTTGGAAGgtggtttttattttatttgagtttGTTTATTCGTATTTAGgtttattatatttcattttcttttaattctctttttAAGGGAAAGAGCTGATGTGGAATGTGAATGTTACTTAAGTAGTAGATATAGAGAGATGAATATACAAACCAAGTTTTAACTACCCTTTCGTTGTCTCTAACTATCTATTGATCCTGttggatatttttgttttttttttcattttcaattcgACCCATCACAATCCATATGGCGTACACTGTAGTTTTATTTGTCTTTGAGTCagagcaaaatattaagaaatatacATTAACTTttggaatttatttttgaatattgtaTTCAAGTAAATATAAGTTTGAATAAACTATGCACCCAATTGTGATTTATGTAGTTGAAATATAGACCATTGAGAGGTTAACTTCTGTCCATATTCATTGTTTGACTGTTTCTCTAATTCTTTGCAACTTAGAATAATGTTAGTTGCTAGATTTCATTTAGAATAATGTGTTAGGTGTTCTGTTACCAATAAGCTAGCTTTCATTTTCTTGGTACTAGTTTAGTACTACCTTACAAAATATTTTGAgcaacctatttttttttttccctcCAAGTTTCTGGTCTATTCACCTTTATATCACACACAATTAACAATTGTTTGGCATTATCTAAGCTCTTTTTTCCCCTATATACTATAGTTAGGCTAATACTCAATGCCAAATGTTAAGGTAATTGGTTCTCCCTTCTTATGAAACCCATTTTGGATTAGTTGGTTAGTTAAGTGGTTTTTGTCCAATGCAAATTGTAATAGTAGGTACATGATGATTATTGTTCCTAGCTTGCTAGATCATTGCTTATTAAATCTATTTAAATGTTGACTTATTTCTCATTTGGtctaattaaatttatatattgCTATTTGGTTCATCATAAATTGACCCATGTCAAATGTGTAGGTTCAACGACACTAGCTTAGCTGCAAGTGGATAATTATATATCGTCACATTCGTTGAGCTCTTAACATGTATGTTGCCCATTTGAGTTGGGATTTTCATGTACATTTATGTATATGTGTAACAAACTAAAGCTTTTGATTGATCAATGATGAGATGGAACTTACAGGCAAATCGTTCATCAACATATAACCAAAAAGGAAAATCGAAAAGTGAGTTTTCAGTAAAAGCAACATAAGGTCTTAGCATAAGCTAGCCTAAtacattatttttctctattttatataGACATTCTACCCAAGGTTCCAAACGTAATTTGCCAAAGTCCCCAACCGTGGCCTTGTTCATAACAGTGTGCATCCATCACAACAAAAAATCTGAACTCAGGAAGCTGACTAGGCCCAAACTTGTCTCACATGACCAATCAAATAAAGATAAATACTTTTATGGGCTGATTCACAACTAAATATGGGCTCCTTTTTTCAACCTCCATGTCTacaacaaaagagaaaaagtttaCAAAGAGCAAGTCCAAACAAATTAATGTACTATACATTGCCGTGTTGCTCATCTGAATTAGTAGTAGTATTATAGGAAGGATCATAACACTGTTGGGAGATGTATAATACATGTACCTCTAATTAATTCAGTGGTGTGTAAAAGATAACATTACCACGACAAGGGAAAGATTTTTACCTTTATATATAATGGATTTAGAAGTAGAAGTGGAGAACCATGCATATTGAAGAGGTCAATCGAAACGCTTCCTAAGTAGAGCATAACATTCTTGCTTACTAATTTCATAATGTGTAaaaatgacatatatatatatatatgatttaagGAGGAGCTCCCTTCAGTCCAATAAGCGGGACAAGTTAAGCGGAAGTAGTTGCTCCCTTGCCATGCAAATGGTTATTCTTAAAACTAACTACATTGGTTTGTTAAGCTTAACCAATATGCATGACTAGGCAGCTCTTGCCGCTCCTCGCCCCTCGGTCTTGGCCTGAAAGGAGCTCCTTGCTACTACAACTACACAATCTTTAACTcacttctttcaaaaataatctcACCACTTCTATTTTTGTATTGAACTTTAAGCCTTAGCATCCTCCCCAGTACTATTTATATAGCAAGTACATAAACTAAATACAATCCCTCTCCTAGTTAAAATGGTGGGTGGCGAGGTGTGGAATCTTTTAGCAACCTAGTAACCTATAGCAATTGGCAACATAGCCTGCCACTTCTAATCATTTCTTGAAGTTTGGGAATCATGCTTCATCCAGAGACGTGTCTGGCCATTGCCAAATATATTGAATACTTTGATTGCTCAATTCATGGCTTGCCaaatcatcacacatatatatggACAAAACAAAAAATGAACCCTTTATTAACTCGACTATATGTGACGTGAACAAACGTATCAGTGTCGTTTGCTTTTGTAACTATGATATGACTCTACATGGGAAATAAAAGCTGCTGTAGTACATTACTAACGTTACTTGTAACTCATCGTCATAAAAAATCTTTGACTAAATCTAGCTGTACTAATACATTGTTTATGTAGGAGAAAAATGAGATCGCttcttatttttaagaaaataatattttcaaatattttacgtggaaaaataaaaatctccTATAAAATGACGgggagcttttttttttttctaaatataaagctaaaaaaatgTAGATTTCTTCCGCTTGAGAGGTGCTAGGCGTGCATCATTCCACCTTTTTTAGATTAACATGTTTAAAATGATGGAAGCACACATAATAATAGAGTAAGGGATCTTTCAAAAAAACAGCACTACtttcatataaaattcaccttctatagccatattttatataattatcatttatagttGTTGTATTCGATTTACGCCCACTGTATTCGGTTTTACAGATAATATGAATACAGTCTCTAgccaaaaatgaaattcaatatttttaaaaagaaaaaaatctcattGAAGCTCATCTCgttgaactgaatattttcttgtctaacactatcattatttttttttatatttttttttctttttcgtgttttcccccccttttttttttcttctttttatgttttttcttattcttattctttttgtttttttttttccttttttctctctttaatctctaacttctatttctctttcttcttttcttttcttctttgatttggaTTGGATTTGAATTGAATATAGACGGGTTAAATATGAATCGagcaaaaataatttgaattgcaatccgcccatataaatatgggtaaatatagATTTGATCAAATATCGATGGGGTAAAAATGGTTCCAACCCACTTTATctcctaaaataaataacttaaaacttctatatcatatcaatttgacttttttctttttttaaagatttttgtttttaattttctttctctctcttctatatatagcctctagttttttttctctctcttctatttctactctttgcttctctttcttttttcctttttagtctcctttttttctattttttttttacttctttctcttttttttcttttcttttttggttttattttatattctatattttttttattttcaaaaaacatgATTAAGTCGAATACAAATTATGAATAATgactgagatatcataaccattcAGAATATTTGtattcatcatcattttttttcttttaccttttctccattttcattattttattctttctgaTTTTTTCTTTacgatttttctctctcttctatctctatcttctacctctctttcttcttcttttttctttattatttttttcgggcttttttttttatgataacgaaaataccataagcgcatattgatttatatttgcctaacatttataatttttgtaagtacACTCAAGTGGACTCCACCTAATGAACAGATACAGAGATAGTATCCAGAAAGATCTTGAAATTATATTCGTCAAACCAAATATCTTTAGCAGTCGCAAAAAGTACACAAATCAAGGTTTCTATGTACTTCCTACCTTGCCTTACCTTGAGCTCCTCGCTTCGTGCCTTACTTCTTCTCTAACGAGAACTCTAAGATGAGGGAGTTAGAAGTCGGATTTGAAGTTGGACTTTCCCATAAATCGAAGGTTATGTGGATCCTCAGctatatatgaaatgaaataaagatgGACCGAGCTTACTTAATacaattgtatatttgtatttgttttttagacttcaagctcatatttgtattttatagtttgcactgtcatatatattttataaaattcacactcatattttatatatattgatacaaatCATATTTTATTGGTATAAATTGAACAATacgaataataaatttatttgaaatatatagtatgatacaaataaatttaaagtaaaaaatatatataaaatgcaatgaaaaaaaaaagatgaggaaaagaatataaaaaaagaagaaaaatgacaaaaatgacgaacTAAGaatgaaaagggtgaaaatcgaaatacaaaaaaaaaaatgcgaagaaaaaataaataaaattgaaaaagaaaagaaattgatgaaaaataagaaagaaaaaaagtgtaagaaatgagtaaaaaataagtggaaaaaaataaaaaagaatgataaagaaaaaaagagtaaactaaaggaaaaaagaaagaaaaaatagagagactatatatagattatatttaattgataagagatgctaTGAATTGTATAGGCTAAATGGAATAATTAGAAGTTTGTATTTATTAACCTatgtaggtctcaagcgaatgatgaaataagaatgagaaaagagaaaataaaaaaaaatacaaagaaaatgaaataaaaaaaatgaaaagatgagaaagaaaaaaagaaattataagaaacgagtaaaaaatgaaaaaaaatgcaaaaggaaaagtaaattaaaggaaaaaataaagaaaatacaaaaaaaaataaaaaataaaagaaactagaaaagaagaaaaaaaaatgaaatttaaagcataggtgtgtgatctctgtgtttaaatgggtacccatattttacccattttgtccatatttgtatgagctttaaaaatgagttgaagtctacattacccatttgaaatatgagtgatccaattcaataaatatgagttaaattaactattttcataaatatgggctgaaattgccacccctatcaatattcatataaaatatgaatacagtctTTAAccaaaaatggaattcaatatttttaaaaagaaaaaaatatcaagtaAGCTCATCTCgttgaactgaatattttcttgcctaacactatcattatttttttatatatttttttttctttttcgtgtttttcccatttttttccttctttttctgttttttcctattcttattcttattctttttgttttttttttgtttttttctctctttaatctgtAACTTCtatttcactttcttcttttcttttcttctttaattttttttctttttttgtacttatattctttatttttttgttctattttatatttttttgtatttttgaaaaatatgactagtcaAGCATAAGTCATGAATGATAACGTAAATATCACAATTATTTatcgtcatttatatttttgtattcattgatataattgtacttttatttatattttaaagttcgtactcgtatttatattttattgttcacatctgtatttgtatttaatagttcttacttgtatttgtatatgttAGCTTGTgtgatcatttatattttatataattttcacttgtattttaaagaactattttgtatttgtattttataactgactgcatattatattggattatatttatattatggttttattgtgtttgtatatttagattatatttggattatacttgtatttgtattctattttcatcgatacctttttattttttaagaattattttgtatttatatttgtaagttgattgcatattgtttttagtcgtgactatgtacaatttatcatttgtatttgtatacaaacaagtaaatgcattaattgtattttcttgattctaaaatatataaatatgtaatatatcatttgatacaaatgtaccgttttgtatttgtatatcaaaattgtcattcatatttgtaaataaataaatatcacttgatacaaatacaaagacaaacaaatgaaacaaatgattttataaatacaaatacaatatatatttgtatatattgtatttgtataaaattttagttgtatttatttttatcaataaatacaactcttatcaataaatacaaacaagtattcgtagaaagaaaatcaatcgttccttttcaataattaaaaaatacaaatgatagttcacacttgtatttgtatgttatagttcgcatttatatttgtattttatagttcgcacttgtatttgtatttgctagttcgcacaaatgaaaagaaggagaaaaattgaaaagaaaaaaaaagaaggagaaaaatgagaggaaaaggaggaaaaaataccaaaaaaaaataaaaaatggagagtgatagaaaatagagaaaaaatacaaaaaaaaaaaaaaggagaaaaatgaaaaggaaaaaatgaaaaagtgaaaaaagaaaacaacaacaacaacgacaacccagtgaattcccaccaagtgagatctggggaggataaaatgtactTAGTCTATACCGCTACTTTCaaaaaagtagagaggctgtttccgatagacccccgtctcaagataaagaatagttaacaaggtcatagtaataCTTGAAGCAAAATGGATGGCATAACcgaaataagaaatgagaaataataCAAATAGAGCTAAGAGAGCCATGAAAATAAGAGCAACATGAAAGTAAAAAAcagtaaataagaaataataaaaggtCACCCCCTCGTAGTAGCATACACTAACGACTCCTACCAGTGGGAACAGTAGTAGGCTTACTAAGCCGGCTACACCAGAACTCCCTAACTACTAGCCACAACCCACACACCcattaaccttctaccctaatccgcgacctccacaccttcctatctagagtcatgtcctcagAAAGCTGTAACAGCCCCATGTCGTGCCTAATCatttctctccagtatttcttcggcctacctctactcctcttgaaaccatccaaagctagcctttcacacctacgaactggggcatccgtacccctcctcatcacatgcccaaaccatctcaaccttccttcccgcatcttgtcctccaccgaagccactcctaccttctcccgaataatttcattcctaactctatttcctctagtaagtccacacatctaaCGCAACATTATCATTTCCactaccttcaatttttgaatgtgagagttcttgactgaccAACACTCCGCACCATATGGCATGGTCGGACGAActgtcactctgtagaacttgtCTTTAAGCTTtaagggcaccttcttatcatacaacactcccgaggcgagcctccacttcatccaacctgctccaatacgtttagagacatcctcatcaatctcaccattcacctgaatcatagacccaagatacttaaaactatctctcttacaaacatcctgggaatccaacctcaccaccactccGTCCtcctgaagaaaaaaaaaattgaaaaaaaagaagagaataatagaaaataaaaaagagagaaaataaatgagaaagaCTACGAAatgtaattagaaataattaataggcaagagggggctatgaattgtaattaattgaaacttaggctaaatAAGATAATTAAGAGTCTATATTTGCTAAAATATGTAGTTATCCCACAGTAATAATATAAGCTTTTGATCATagaatttgaatttcaatttcaagttgtCGAAAAAGAGTAAGATTTCACGTTACAAGTTGTGTTATCTTAAAAACTACTTACTACTCTAATTAGATAATATCCTTTTCTAAGATTTAGTTCCTTCCAAATGATGAATGAAAAGTATGACACAACAATCCTAGGTCGTACAATTTGTTCCATGATGATGAATTAGTATTAATTGTTGCGTCCCTCCTCCGTGACTAAATTCTTCGTCCTTCCCCTCTTTGTATTGGCGATTGGCCTGTAACAATATCTTAGAATCTCTACAATAACGTACAGTCAATCAATTCCAATGGGACTTTTGTATTTGTCTTCCTTGTAACCTTTCAGCTTCAGGGATTCGGATTCTTCCATTTTCCTCAGATTGTGACatgacctcttttttttttttttttgaatcgaAAACGTCTAACTGAAATACTTTATCAGAAATTAAGATGAGGtgtttaattgaaaaaaaaggcTTAGTTCGAGTATCTAAATAGAATATCGCGGCAAATTTAAGAGATTGACTACTACggaatttttattttaagaaaaaaactttGCTTCACAGATTCAATACGTACCATGTATGGTTTAATTTTGTTTCATGAGCCCTCACAGGGAAACCAAAAATTTGCGTAAATAATGATCACAATTCATTATTGAACATTGATATTTTCcccttcttttaaatttttatattttatatgtatgaactatgAAGAGGAATAATAAGGTTTGGTTGATAATTTACAAGTACTCCTACTTTACTACTGTAGAATTTACAAGGTGAATTCCTAACGTAGTGAGTCATGTGAATTGTCATAACCCAACTTCACCATTACATCGggtcaaaattaaattatttaatccgtcaaaaaatattttgtaactttactattctttttctttaaaacaatCCTTACATATTTGTGTGGCTCTATACATTTCATTAAGGATAAAGATAAATTCTAAAagttaaatatattaatattctttttaattttaataagatAACATTCTTTTTAAACGGATTAGAAAGGTAAGACATACCTGACATGGGATGAGAGACGATTTATTATGTTTTCTAATAAGCAACTAATACAACTTGTAAGAGCATCATCTACTAAAAATTTTGCTATTAGCTATCAAGGTTAGCAAGGGACAGAATATATGTTGCTATTGCTAGGGATTTTGCGATGTTGTCCCTCGCATaagtcaaatattttaatttttgattgttttaagaAGGTAAAGAGGGATGTCCCTCACTGAATTATGGTGATG encodes the following:
- the LOC107862162 gene encoding LOB domain-containing protein 41 codes for the protein MRLSCNGCRVLRKGCNEKCSIKPCLQWIQSPEAQSNATLFLAKFYGRAGLLNLINSGPDHLRPAIFRSLLYEACGRIVNPIYGSTGLLTSGNWQLCQAAVEAVLNGAPIVKLSAADATSPSLKACDIRHVSKENNSGSELHKVRTRTRFKRVAGKPELKKQSPEVDDAARVMWSWCHKEDDVIGVGSPSRNSGLSQQRTEEPSREGESGDVDSGSVETVEAELVKLDESDVGLELTLGLLPLMRS